The DNA region ACCGTGCACTCGGCCGCGGCCTGCTCGAACTCGGCGAGTTCGTGGATCATCGCGGTCAGTTCGGCTTCGTCTCCCGCGCGCACCGCGCGGATGGTCTCGCTCACGGTTGCACTCCCAACGCCGCCAGGATGGTTTTGAACTTGGTGGTGGTTTCCTCGACCTCGTCGTCGGGATCGGATTCGGCGACGATCCCGCCGCCGGAGTGCGCGTCGGCGGTGCGGCGGTCGGCCGACAGCTGCGCGCCCCGGATGGAGACCACCCACCGGCCGTCGCCGCGCTGATCGCACCAGCCCACCGCCCCGGCGTAGAAGCCTCGGTCGCCCTCGATCTCGTCGATGAGCGCGGTGGCCTGTGCGGTGGGGGAGCCGCCGACAGCCGGGGTGGGATGCAGGGCAATCGCCAGATCCAAAGCAGTCGTTGATCTTTCGCGCAGAACCCCCGAGATCGGCGTGTAGAGGTGCCAGACCGCGGCGGTCTTGGTGAGCTGAGGTTGCTCGGCGATGTCCAAGTCGGTGCACAGGGGTTCGAGCGCGGCCCGCAGAGCGTCGACGACGAGTTGATGCTCATGGCGGTTCTTGGCCGATTCGGCGAGTGCGGCGCCACTGGCCTCGTCGGCCTCTGCATCGGGTAGCCGCGGTGCGGAACCGGCGAACGGGCGGCACAGCACCTGCTGTCCGCGACGGGCGACCAGCAGTTCGGGGCTGGCACCGATCAGCGCGGCGCCGGAGTACCCGTCACCGGCAGCTGACAGGTCCACCAGGTAGGCACTGGCCTGTGCGTCGTTGGCGACCAGTCGCTGCAACACGCTTCGGGCGTCCAGCGGTCCGTCGGCGATCACCCGCAGCGCACGGGCCAGCACCACCTTGCGCAGATCACCGTTCGGGTCGCGAAGGCGCTGTAGGGCCGTGGCGACCCGGGCCCGGTGCTCGTCGGCGGGCGGGATCGTCTCGGCGATCCGCGCGCCGGCCAATTCGCGCGTCGGCCAGGCGGGCAGGGCATCGGTGAAACCGACTGTCTGCGGCCGGATCAACGCCGCCGGTCGTGAGATGTCAAAAGGCAAGGCGCCCACAATGATCGGCGCACTGTGGGAGGCCAGTGCGGCCCGCGCGTCGGCGATCCGCGGGAACGCCGTGTGCACGCCGTCGGCGACGATGACACCGTCCGGGCCGGTGAGAACGAACGTCGGTTCGCGGGTCACGCCGGTGCGGCCGGATCGGGATGACCCGTCAGCGCCAGCGCACTGAGTTGGCGTACGCCGTGCTCGAAGCTGCAGATCGCGATCGACGCGGCCGGCATCGACACCCGGATGCCTTCGTAGACGGGTTGCTCGATCCAGCGGGTGATCAGCGCGCGGGAGAAATGGCCGTGCCCGACGAAGACCACGTCGCGGGACGCCATGTGTTGCAATGCCAGGTCGATCGCCCGGTCGGCCCGCTCGCAGACCTGCGCGGAGGTCTCACCGCCGGGACACCCGTGGGTCCACACCAGCCAGTTCGGCACGGTCTGGCGGATCTCGACGGTGGTGGTCCCCTCGTAGTCGCCGTAATCCCATTCGCTGATCAGCGGATCGACGTCGTCGACGCTCAGGCCCGCCAGCTCGGCGGTGGTCCTCGCGCGCTGCCGGGGGCTGCTGATCACGTACGGGTTGTCCAGGCGCAGCTGTTGGATCGTCTCCGCCGCCGCCGTCGCCTGTTCGCGGCCGCGGGGTGTGAGCTCGAGTTCGGTGCGGCTGGTGTGCTGACCTGACTTCGACCACTCCGTTTCGCCGTGACGGAGCAGGATCAGCCGGTGCTGCAGTAGGCCCACACCCCCGATTGTGCCGCACGGCGCGTCACCACTTCCGCGCACATGACAGGATGGTTCTGTGACGCGGGTACTTGCGGTCGCCAATCAAAAGGGCGGGGTCGCCAAAACGACGACGGTGGCGTCGCTGGGTGCGGCGATGGTCGAGCTGGGTAAGCGGGTGCTGCTCGTCGATCTGGATCCCCAGGGTTGCCTGACGTTTTCGCTCGGGCAGGATCCCGACAAGCTGGCCGTCTCGGTGCACGAGGTGCTGCTCGGTGACGTGGAGCCCGATACGGCGCTGGTCGAGACGTCGGAGGGAATGACGTTGATGCCCGCCAACATCGACCTGGCCGGCGCCGAGGCGATGCTGCTGATGCGCGCCGGTAGGGAGTACGCCCTCAAACGCGCGCTGGCCAAGGTCTCCGACGGCTTCGACGTGGTGATCATCGACTGCCCACCATCGCTGGGAGTGCTCACCCTCAACGGGCTGACCGCGGCGGACGCCGTGATCGTGCCGCTGCAGTGCGAGACGCTGGCCCACCGCGGGGTCGGTCAGTTCCTGCGGACCATCACCGACGTCCAGCAGATCACCAACGCCGACCTGGCACTGCTCGGCGCACTGCCCACGCTGTACGACTCGCGAACCACCCACAGCCGCGACGTGCTGCTCGACGTAGCCGACCGCTACAACCTTCCGGTGCTGTCGCCGCCGATCCCGCGGACCGTGCGGTTCGCCGAGGCAAGCGCCTCGGGCGCATCGGTGCTCAAGGGCCGTAAGAACAAGGGCGCGATGGCCTATCGGGAATTCGCGGGTTCGCTGCTCAAGCACTGGAAGAACGGCAAAGCGCTGCCGACGTTCACCCCCGACGTGTGATCGTCGTCTAACCGAGCCCCACCACTTCGTCGCCCCTCTGCTCCAACACCATGTCCCCGGCCACGGCGGGCACCACCGGTCCCGCCACCGGCGGGCGTTGCAACGGAATGTGGCGATCGCCCGCTCCGGTCGCCGGATCGAAGACGTCGTAGCCGCTGCTGACGGGCACCATCAGGCGCCCTGCCATCATCGTCGCCGGCCCCACAGGCGCGTCACCTCCCGCGGCTGCGACGGTGTATTTGTATTGAAAGTTGTTGGCGGAGAACACCATCACGCTGTTGCCTGTCCACCAGGTGATCAGGTCACCCGGCCGTGACACGGTGGCGTCGGGGGACGGCGGTACGGGCACCACGGTGCTCGCGATCACCGCGCCGGTCTCGTCGACAACGTCCACCCGGGGCTTCGGCGTGGGAATGTACACCGCGGTCGTGGTATCCGTCACCGCCAGCACGCGCGCGCCGCTGCCGTCGCTGACGCCAGTCTGCTGCACATACTTCAGCTCGGGCGTGTCCTCCTCATCGGACGGGCGCAGCAGCGTCAGGCGCAGATCGGCCTGGCCGTCGCACGCCTCCAGCACCGACACCGCAACCGAACTCGCCGCGGCCGAGACCAGGCGGCACAGCGGGGTCGTCGGCGTGCCTGCCTTGATCGGCGCGTCGAGCGCGCCGTAACTCAGCATCCGCACCATGTCCGAGCGCCACAACTCCAGCCTGGTGTCTCCGGCCGACAGCACCGTCGTGCCATCGCCGGACAGCGTGACCTGCCGGTCGGAGTAGCTGGTACGGGTCGGGCCGCGCATCCCGGTCTGAGCGTCCACGGTGCTGACCTGCCCGCAGCCGCGCACGTCGGGGTACACCGCGACGGCGTAGTTGTAGACCCAGGTGACCCCGCACAGATCAAGATCCCGCGAGAAGCTCCAAAGGGTGTCACCGGTCGCCGGATCCCGGCCTTGCATGCCGCGTCCGGCGCCGGTCACCGCCGCGCCCGCGACCACCAGCGGTCGGCTGGTCGCGGGACTGGACGCGGTCCACCGTTGCTCGAGCGAGTCGGGCAACGCCGTCGCGGGTTTGAGGCTGGGGACCGGGGCGGCGGCGGGCCGGCTGATGGTGGCTCGCGCGTCGCTGGTCCACCAGACGACCGCCGCCACGAGCGCGACGACGCCTGCGATTGCGGCCGCCGCCACCAGATCCGCCCGAGTCCGTCGTTCGGGTTTGACCATCGCGGATGTGGTGTCGGTCAGTTGGTGCCTGTGGCCGCGGCCTTGTTGGGCCGACGCCGGCGACGACGTCGTCCCGATCGTGCCGCGTCAGAACCCTCGGCGGCGGTGCCGTCGGTCTCCGTCGGCGAACCCTGTTCGGTGGCTTCGGGATGGCTGCTGCTGGGGGTCTGGCCGCCCCGGGTGCGCTGGCGCGTCCGGCTGCTGCGGCGGGCGGGCTTGTCCTCGCCGCCACTCTCGCCGGCACTGCGCCTGCCGGTCTCCTGCCGCGGTGCTTTCCGGGTGCTCGCCGACGCACGACTCCGGCCGACCGTGCCGGTGACATCGGTCGGGATGTTCATCTCTTCGAAGAAGTGCGGTGAGCTGGAGTAGGTCTCGGCGGGATCGGGGGTGTCCAGTCCCAGCGCCTTGTCGATCATCGTCCAGCGGGGCAGCTCGTCCCAGTCGACGAGGGTGACGGCGATGCCGGTCTTGCCCGCACGCCCGGTGCGCCCGATGCGGTGCACGTAAGCCTGCTCGTCTTCGGGGATCTGGTAGTTGATGACGTGGGTGATGTCGTCGATGTCGATACCGCGGGCGGCGACATCCGTCGCGACGAGCACGTCGACGTCGCCGCTGCGGAAGGACTTCAGTGCCTTCTCGCGGGCGCCCTGGCCGAGATCGCCGTGGACGGCGTCGACCTTGAAGCCGCGTTCGGCGAGTTCGTCGCAGACCTTCTGGGCGGTGCGCTTGGTGCGGGTGAAGATCATCGTCGCGCCGCGGCCCTCGGCCTGCAGGATCCGGCTCACCATCTCGACCTTGTCGAGGGCGTGCGCGCGGTAGGCGAACTGCTCGGTGGATTCGTGGGTGGCCGAACCCTGAACACCCTCGGCGCGGATGTGCGTCGGCTGGTTCATGAACGTGCGGGCCAGCGTGATGATCGGGTCCGGCATGGTCGCCGAGAACAGCATCGCCTGGCGCTTGGCGGGGATCTGCTTGAGGATCCGCTCGATGTCGGGCAGGAAGCCCAGGTCGAGCATCTCGTCGGCCTCGTCGAGAACCAGCGTCGACAGGCCCCCGAGCTGCAGGTGGCCCTGCTGTGCCAGGTCGAGCAGGCGGCCGGGGGTGCCGACGACGACGTCCGCGCCCTTCTGCAACGCCTCGACCTGCGGCTCGTACGGGCGCCCGCCGTAGATCGCCACGACCGACAGCGGCCGGCTCGCGCCATCATGGTCGGCTTTGAGGTATTTCGACGCCTCGGTCAGGTCACCGAAGACCTGGATGCACAGCTCACGGGTGGGAACGACGATCAGCGCGCGCGGGATGCCGCTCAGCGGGCGCTCGGTGTCGGTGGTGAGCCGGTGCAGCAGCGGCACGCCGAATGCGTAGGTCTTGCCCATGCCGGTGCGGGCCTGACCGATCAGGTCGTCGCCGGCCAGGGCCAGCGGCAGGGTCTGTTCCTGAATGGCGAAGGGATGTTCGATGCCGGATTCGGCCAGGGCGCGCACGATCTCCTCGCGCACTCCGAGCTGGGCGAACGACGGACTGGTGTGGGGGACTACAGGTGTCATACGGAAAGGAGCCTTTCACTGATTCCTCGTGGCGTTCACGCGCGCACGAGTTGTGAAGAGAACTCCGTCGGGCCCTGCGATGAGGAGGCGGGCCGCCTGCGTGCACGCACATTGTCGAGGTGCCTGCGGCGATAACCAACCGACGTGACCTGGATCGATCTGTCGACATTCGCGCCGACACCGTCGCCCATGGTAGCCGGTGGGGTCGCCGTAGCGTTACCGCACTCGTCGGAGGCCCCCGGGCGCTCTACAGTTGAGACCATGAATTCGACGCCGTCTGCGGCCGCTGGTCCTGCTCCCGCGGCGGAGCGGAGCGGACCTGCCGCGTCGGGTGTCTCCACCATCTCGTCCGACCATCCGGGCATCACCGAACTCTTCGCATTGCTGGCCTACGGCGAGGTCGCGGCGTTCTACCGCCTCACCGAGGAGGCGCGGATGGCGCCCAATCTGCGGGGCCGCATCAACATGGCCACCATGGCCGCCGCCGAGATGAACCACTACGAAGTGCTGCGCGACGCGATGGAACGCCGAGGCGTCGACGTCGTGCCCGCCATGACGAAGTACGCGTCGGCGCTGGAGAACTACCACCGCCTCACGACGCCCAGCACGTGGCTCGAGGCCCTGGTCAAGACCTATGTGGGCGACGCCCTGGCGGCCGACTTCTATCTCGAGACGGCCGGCTCGATGCCCGACGAGGTCGCCGGCGTGGTGCGCTCCGTGCTCTCCGAGACAGGTCACTCGCAGTTCGTGGTGGCCGAGGTCCGGGCCGCCGTGACGGCCAGTCAGCGTCAGCGCCACCGGTTGGCGCTGTGGTCGAGGCGGCTGCTGGGCGAGGCCATCACCCAGGCGCAGTACGTGCTCGCCGAGCACGACGAACTCGTCGACCTGGTGATGTCGGGCGGCGGCCTGTCGCAGATGACCGACTTCTTCGATCACCTGCAACACACGCACAACACCCGGATGCAGGAGTTGGGACTGGCCTGACCGGTTCGGTTACCGCGTGCAGTTGGTGATCATCGAGTTGCTGTTCTGCACGGCGATCAACGCGCCGTTTGCGTCGGCGATGCTGCAGTTGAGGCGACCGGCGACGCTGGTCGCGGTCACCGAACTGAGCGTCACACCGGGGTTGAGCACCACTGTCTTGGACCACGGCAGCGAAACGTTCACGTCGGTCACCAGAGCGCCCTGCTGGTCTGTGTAGATGACGGTCACCAGGTCGATGAGATTGCGGTCGCCGGTGACCCGATAGGTGACGGTGCCGGGGGCCGCCGCAGGAGCCGGCGGTGCGGCCTGGGCCGGTGGCAG from Mycobacterium sp. DL includes:
- a CDS encoding ferritin-like fold-containing protein, with the translated sequence MNSTPSAAAGPAPAAERSGPAASGVSTISSDHPGITELFALLAYGEVAAFYRLTEEARMAPNLRGRINMATMAAAEMNHYEVLRDAMERRGVDVVPAMTKYASALENYHRLTTPSTWLEALVKTYVGDALAADFYLETAGSMPDEVAGVVRSVLSETGHSQFVVAEVRAAVTASQRQRHRLALWSRRLLGEAITQAQYVLAEHDELVDLVMSGGGLSQMTDFFDHLQHTHNTRMQELGLA
- a CDS encoding AAA family ATPase — translated: MTRVLAVANQKGGVAKTTTVASLGAAMVELGKRVLLVDLDPQGCLTFSLGQDPDKLAVSVHEVLLGDVEPDTALVETSEGMTLMPANIDLAGAEAMLLMRAGREYALKRALAKVSDGFDVVIIDCPPSLGVLTLNGLTAADAVIVPLQCETLAHRGVGQFLRTITDVQQITNADLALLGALPTLYDSRTTHSRDVLLDVADRYNLPVLSPPIPRTVRFAEASASGASVLKGRKNKGAMAYREFAGSLLKHWKNGKALPTFTPDV
- a CDS encoding DEAD/DEAH box helicase — its product is MTPVVPHTSPSFAQLGVREEIVRALAESGIEHPFAIQEQTLPLALAGDDLIGQARTGMGKTYAFGVPLLHRLTTDTERPLSGIPRALIVVPTRELCIQVFGDLTEASKYLKADHDGASRPLSVVAIYGGRPYEPQVEALQKGADVVVGTPGRLLDLAQQGHLQLGGLSTLVLDEADEMLDLGFLPDIERILKQIPAKRQAMLFSATMPDPIITLARTFMNQPTHIRAEGVQGSATHESTEQFAYRAHALDKVEMVSRILQAEGRGATMIFTRTKRTAQKVCDELAERGFKVDAVHGDLGQGAREKALKSFRSGDVDVLVATDVAARGIDIDDITHVINYQIPEDEQAYVHRIGRTGRAGKTGIAVTLVDWDELPRWTMIDKALGLDTPDPAETYSSSPHFFEEMNIPTDVTGTVGRSRASASTRKAPRQETGRRSAGESGGEDKPARRSSRTRQRTRGGQTPSSSHPEATEQGSPTETDGTAAEGSDAARSGRRRRRRRPNKAAATGTN
- a CDS encoding isochorismate synthase, giving the protein MTREPTFVLTGPDGVIVADGVHTAFPRIADARAALASHSAPIIVGALPFDISRPAALIRPQTVGFTDALPAWPTRELAGARIAETIPPADEHRARVATALQRLRDPNGDLRKVVLARALRVIADGPLDARSVLQRLVANDAQASAYLVDLSAAGDGYSGAALIGASPELLVARRGQQVLCRPFAGSAPRLPDAEADEASGAALAESAKNRHEHQLVVDALRAALEPLCTDLDIAEQPQLTKTAAVWHLYTPISGVLRERSTTALDLAIALHPTPAVGGSPTAQATALIDEIEGDRGFYAGAVGWCDQRGDGRWVVSIRGAQLSADRRTADAHSGGGIVAESDPDDEVEETTTKFKTILAALGVQP
- a CDS encoding acid phosphatase, encoding MGLLQHRLILLRHGETEWSKSGQHTSRTELELTPRGREQATAAAETIQQLRLDNPYVISSPRQRARTTAELAGLSVDDVDPLISEWDYGDYEGTTTVEIRQTVPNWLVWTHGCPGGETSAQVCERADRAIDLALQHMASRDVVFVGHGHFSRALITRWIEQPVYEGIRVSMPAASIAICSFEHGVRQLSALALTGHPDPAAPA